A stretch of DNA from Endozoicomonas sp. 8E:
TAACGGTATCGCCATACCTCATGGCATGCCAGAGCTTCGGCGTGCCATTAAAAAAACGGGCGTAGTTGTCGTTCAGTTTCCTGAAGGTGTTGAATGGGGAGTAAATCAACTTGTTTTTTTGGCCTTTGGCATAGCTGCTCAATGCCATGAACACCTCAGGATTCTGGGTGGTCTGACCCGTGTTCTTGATAATCGTCCTCTCTGTCATTATCTGGCCCGTACCCGTGAGCCTGAAATAATTGTGGATGCGCTCGAGGGCAAACCATTACCGGGGCTGGGCAGTCTCGGTGAATGGCAAAAGGCTTACTTGAACCAAAGCCAGAGGGAAACCTGTGAGAGAGGCTGGGTCAGTCGTGCATGCACGAAAAGCAATGAACTGACCAGAGAGTATCTCATCCACAACATTAATGGTTTACATGCCCGGTGCGGCAGTGCCTTTATCGCTGCCCTGACGCACTATGATGCTCGTGTTTATGTGCGCAATGTCAGTAAGAATGGTGAGTATGTCAATGGACGAAGTCTGGTCAAACTGTTGGGTCTTGAGCTGGTTTGTGGTGAGACTCTGGGCATCAGACTTTCTGGTCTTCACGCATTTGACGCGTTAAAGCGTCTCGATCAGCTGTTTCAGAAGAGTTTTTTTTGACCTGGGTTTGGCCTGCGCTTTTGAGTTCAGTCCGAAAGGCTCCCAAAGTAAAAAGCGCCCTTGAACGGGCGCTTTTGCAAATTCTATCTGGAGCTCAGGCCTCCAGGAGGTCGTTGGTTCCATCTACCTGAGTGATGTAAAGTATCCGGTTAATGACGGGTTTCACTGGCTGGCATTATGTTCGGGTGATCAAGCCATTCTTCAGGGCTCTCATCAATAGAGTCCACTGCTTCGGCTTCGTTCAGCTCCCCACGGGTTGCCAGCACTGCCAGATCCTTGGCAAAGCTCTGTAATAGATCGATCACTTCCTCCCTGTCAGGATCGAGGCTTTCATCAAAAGTGATATTAAAGAGAGGATTATCATGTTCATATTCCTCCCCCTTGCGCATGAGCGTCATTTGAAGTCCGGGGTTCTCATAGTCCGCGACTTCGGCCAACTTGAAGGTGACAGATTGAGCTTCCCTGAGAACAGACAGCAACTTCAGGGCTTCTGCAGCGCTTATATCGCCTGCATCCACACAGGCTTCAACATACTCTCTGGCCGATAACCCCGAGTCCAGGTAGTTGTCCACCAGATCCTGCAGTTCTTTGTACTTGTTATGGTTCATGGACCCTCCTTAACTGCGCTTTCAGTAATGCCTGTAAACGAGTGCACAATTCCAGTGTACCTGATTGCCAATCAAATGAAAGGCTAAATAAGTATTTGTACTTTTATGAGTTTCGGGTGTTACCTAAAGGCATCAAGTAGCTCTTCTAACAGTTGACTTAAGGTGATACATTTGGGATACGTGGCTTTCAAGAAAGGTTTTCTGAAAGGTTTTTTATTCATAATGTAGGGCTTTTAGCCATACTTTTATTTTCTATCAATCCCTCTGCTGTATTTATGAACCTTTCCAGACTGAACCTGAACCTGCTGCCCGGCCTGAAAGCCCTGCTGGACACCCAGAGTGTTTCCAAAGCAGCACAGGTGATGTGTGTTACCCAGTCTGCCATGAGTCGAACTCTGGCCCAGTTGCGGGAAGCATTGAATGACCCGATTCTGGTGAGAAAAGGCAATCGGATTTTCTTGTCCGAGAAAGCTATGTCACTGCATGAAGATGTGAACAGAGTAGTCACGGAAGCGAGCAGTATTTTTGAAAACCAGCAGTTTTATATTGCAACCACCCAGCGACATTTCCGGATTGCTTCGGGGCACACGGTGCTGGAGCGGATTCTGCCAGAAGTACTGCAGAAAATATGGGCGGTGGCACCCGGGCTGACCTTTGAGTTGCAGGCCATTAATCCCGCTGTTGATGTAGCAGCTGGAAAGCTGGATCTGTCCATTGGCTATATGGGCGCCCGGCAAGAAGGATTATCCAGTTTTTCACTGATGAAAGATCGGATGTGCCTGATTCTTTGTGAAAACCATCCCTTGGCCTATGAGTCTTTTTCAGAGGAGGCTCTGAAGTCTTTTTCCTTTGTAGTGCAACGGGATAATATCAATCTGCATCAACAGAGCGAGATCAACCATTTCCTGAGTAAGGTTCAGGTGAAAACCTGGTCGCCCGGTCTTTCGGTCAGCCTGGCGTTAATCAAGGGAACAGACTGTGTGCTCATGGCTCCGGCTTCACTGTCCATGTTCATAGACGATCTATCAGGCTATGTGATTCGCGATTGCCCTAAAATTATTCCGCAAGTCAGCTTCGATATTGTCTGGCCTGAGTATTGGGAGATGAACAGGGCGCATCGTTGGATGAGGGAGTTCATCAGCGATGCACTGCTGGAACATATCCGCAGCAAAGAGCTGTATATGTTTACCAATGAGTCAGAAGAAAGTCGGAAAAGGCCAGGTGCTCGCCTTTCCTGACCCTGTTCTCAAATGATACTTTCCCGGGGGATTGCTTCCGTTTTCGGGGGCTGGCTCACCTGAAGAACATCATATAACTTTGCTATCTGACGGGTGAGCGTCTCAACGGGGCGCTCACCGGAGACATCAAGTGCAGCAGAAACCATTTTCCCACACTCGGAGCTGCTCATGGATAGGCTCTCGAGGTCAAATCCCCGGTGTCTGATTACCCGCAGGAGTCTCTCCATCACCTCTGGTTTTTTATGACACTGGATGGTCAGAGAGAAGTGGGTTTTGGAATCGCTCATGCTCTTGCCTCCATCATTTCGTGGTTGGCGGCGCCGGGTGGTACCAGGGGCCAGACGTTTTCTCGCTCATCAATACAGACATGAAGCATTCTTGGCCCCGGAGCCAGAAGCATTTCTTGCAGGGCCGGGAGCACCTCATGTCTTTCGGTAATCATTCTGCCTTCAATGCCAAATGCACTGGCCAGCGTAACAAAATCAGGATTGTCCGAAAGGTCAGTTTCACTGTAGCGCTGGTCAAAGAAGAGTTCCTGCCATTGCTTCACCATGCCCAGCCGCTGATTGTCGAGTAAGACAATTTTGACGGGGAGCTGTTTTCTTTTGATCGAAGCCAGCTCCTGTACATTCATCATGAAAGAGCCATCCCCGGAAACCAGTATCACATCGTCTTCCGGTCTTGAAATGGCTGCGCCTATCGCTGCCGGCAGGCCAAAGCCCATGGTGCCAAGCCCGGCGCTGGAGAGATGGTTGTTGGGATGAGAGAAGCTCATGTGCTGGGCTACCCACATCTGGTGCTGACCCACATCACAACTGATGACAGAGTTATCGCTGGAGGCTTCAGATAACTGTTTCAGAAGCAGAGGCGCAAAGATATCCTTACCGGGTTTGTCATAAAACCACTGGCAGGCAGCGCGGCTGGCTATACAGTGTTGTAACCAGTCTCCCTGATCTAACGTAATGGTCAGGCTGTTGAGATTCTTCTTTAGGCAACCACCGAGGCTGACATCAGCCAGGCGACGCTTACCAAATTCTGCCGGGTCAATATCGAGATGGATGACTTTCGCATCGGGGGCAAAGCTCTCAAGCTTGCCTGTGACCCGGTCATCAAAGCGGGCTCCGATGGCTATCAGCAAGTCGCATTCCTGCACGGCCAGATTGGCAGCCCGGGTTCCATGCATGCCCAGCATACCGAGGTAGCCCTGGTCCTCAGGACAAACCGCTCCGATACCCTTCAAAGTGCAAACACTGGGAAGACCGGTTTCTGTCAGGAATGTCCTGAGTTCGTTTATCGCATCAGCCATTCCTGCTCCGCCACCGATATAAGCAAGGGGCTTGTTGCTCTTGCGGAGCAATGAGATGGCTGTTTCAATCTTGTCATAACTGTCGGCAGCTCTCTCTTCTATCACGTTGAGCGGTGGTGCATAGTGAGCTTCTGCCTGCTGAATGTCTTTTGGCAGGTCAACCAGAACAGGACCCGGGCGGCCAGATTGAGCCAGATCGAAAGCTTTGTTCAGGGTTTCGCAGATATCATTCGGGTCCGTCACCAGAAAACTGTGCTTGGTGCAACCCAGTGTCATACCCAGAATATCGATTTCCTGGAAGGCATCCGTTCCCATCATGGCAACAGGTACCTGACCTGTAATGGCTACCAGAGGGATGGAGTCCAGCATGGCGTCAGATAAAGCGGTGATCAGGTTGGTTGCGCCGGGACCGGAAGTAGCAATACAGACTCCGGTTTTTCCACTGGCTCTGGCATAACCAATAGCAGCGAAAGCGGCTCCCTGTTCATGTCTGCAAAGAAGGTGCTCAATATTGGAATCCAGAAGGGCGTCATACACTGGCATGATTGTGCCACCGGGATAACCGAAAACATGCCGGATCCCGCGCTGGGAAAGATTTCTTACCAGTGCATTAGCGCCGTTCATGGGGTTGACCTCTCTTGTGCCCGGGATGAACTTCAGACTTGATGCGAACAGGCTTGCCAGTGTTTAATTTAAACCATTGTTGCGCAAAGAAAAAAACGGCAACAAGGAAGATAATCAGCAGCAGTTCAGGAAGGCTGACGACTGCCACAGTGACCAGACTCAGAATAGCAATAATCAGTTTGTTGTTTACGTTTAGCATGGTTCTATCCTCTGTGTTTGGAGTTGTTATCTTGTTTATACTTGCCGGGTTTTCAGGCCCCAAGTACGAAAAAACCCCCCGAACCTTTCGGTGCGGGGGGTTCCTCGAAACTCTGATCTGTCAGCCAACAGACCCCCGCGCGGAGACGTTAATCACCACGACTGGTAGCAGAATGATGTTGCTTATGGGGTTGAATTTCATGGCTGACAAACACAAATCAAGTTATTTAAAGTGTCTTCAGTTATAACACACGCAGTCAGCATCTGCCAGAAATAATTAAAATTCCGCTAAGGTGAAAAGAGCCAGTGAGGCAGAGTTTCCTCACTGGTAAATCCTCAGAAGGGCTGGTTAATAAAGATTCGAAGCCGGTTGTCTTCTTTACTGCTGGCGATTTCAGTTCTTACAGTGACCCCTTCCACCTTAAAGCGGACACCGCCACCCACGCTGTATTTCATATCGGTGTGGAGTTCTCTCAGGTCGAAGTCGTCTGCAACGCGGCCAGCATCAAGAAACAGGGTCCATTGCCACCAGGGAATATCGTACAGAGGTCCGATGAAAGGCAGATTTTCAAGTGGCTGCCAGAGGGGAACAGCTCGATACTCCAGACTATAAGACACTGCTGATCGGCCATGGAAACGCTCGTTGTTGTATCCTCTCAGCTTATCCCAGCCTCCCAGGGAGATCCCGGCAAAAGAAGGGGGGCGCTTGTACTCTTCAACGCCATTGACATCGGTAGTGTCGTTCCAGGTGGGCGTATCAGCCAGCCAGGCGTTCAATGCGATGACCTGCTGATCAAGATAGTCATTGCTACCCAGGTTAAAGAACTTACTGAACTCAAATTGCCAGGTTGTCCAGTCTACACGGCTTTCGCTACCCCAGTCTTTGGTGTAAGTGAAGGTTGTCTGACTGCCGCGGGTCGGCAATTGACTGGCGTTACGATTGTCGTAATCCAGAGTGAGCTTGATACCGGCAGCCTTGTCTGCAGAATCTGTTGAGTGGTCTTCAAGTTCCAGACTTTCGTAAAAAGGCTGAATTTCGAAAGAGCTGATGCCGGATGTCAGAGGGTTCCAGACTTTACCCGCAGCAGCATTGCCCAGTGCATCCTGTTTCAGGCTGGACAGTGCACCATTTCGACCTTCTGCAATGGGCAAAATGTATTTGAAACGGGCTGAATAGCTTTGTTCAATACTGCCGGGAGTTATGAAGTTTTCCTTGCTCGACTCATTGCTGCCTGCTTGCTCCTCGGAAAAGTCAGGGTTGCCGGTCAAATAATAATTGGACCGTTTGTAATCACCATAAAGCGCATTGACACTCACCAGCATCTGATCAAAACCGGGAGTGATGAGGTTATAAAGACCGGCATAGGCCATCGCAGAGCCATTGCTGGAGGCGATGGCGGTTCCGAACAGAGAGGCTTGTGGTTGTCCAATGCCTTTAATAAGTCCGGCACCACCCAAAGCAGTGCCCCAGTCTTCAGAACTGAACAGGAAGGGGACTCCGGCAAAGTCGTATTCTTCACTTGCAGGCTCCGCAGCAAACACGCTTTGAAGTCCAGCAGTCAAGAGTACAGAAGCTCCAACAAGCTTTGTTTTTTGTCCGCGTTGGGTATTTTTGCGCATTGTGTGTTTAGCAGACTCTTAAGGTAATGCGCTATTTTCTAATTGGTTCCAACGTTCTGGAATAAGAGGTTGTGCTTATTGACCTGCTGAACTTTGGATTAAGCAGTCGGCCTGTTCTCAGGAAGATAAAAATCTGAGCTGAAAGTGACCTTCATAAAGTTCTGGCCAGCTAGAAGTTCGCTTCACATTGAAGTGTTTCAATATACCTGAGTTTTTAGTGAGGCTGACCACCATAGCTGGCCCAAACTTTAATATGATAGACATCGCCAGCATCAACCGTTAATAACCGATCAGGATCGTAAATTTCCACCAAAGTTGGGTCTTCACCGGCGTCTTTTAACCATTTAAATTGGGCAACCTTGTCAGAGTGTTGATTGCTTTTAACCTCGAACAGCTGGATAGAGGGATCTACATCACAGAAACCCGCCCCCTGTAGGTAATAAATTCTCATGGTTTGTCCGTTTCCCGGAGTCGTCTGCAAAGTCCACGGTGAGACATGGTCGATACATTCTCTTGGCAGTCCCGTAGTTACTGTGAAGGTATCGGCACCGGCTCCCTGTAAGAATTCTATCTCTGCCAGACCAACGGGGTAGGCGTTCAGGGAGAACAGCCATAACAAAATCGTAAAAAACGTTATCGTAAAAGTTTGGTTTGCATTTTGCTTCGACATAATTAAATCTCCAATTACAACAATGCAGCGTGTATTCTAGAACACCCTGAGGTTTATGTGAGCATAAATGGTTAATGCCAGAGAAGAACAACCATAAGGTAGATAACTTCTCGTTTCTTGATAATTTACAGGCTAAGCATCGTCAGAAATCCAGACTTTAATATTGTCGCTACCGTTAATTGATAATAATCCGCATTCATCAATACAATGCCCGCATCGAATCAGGAAAGGCTCTTATGAACCTGAAAAAGCAGTTTCCCATTCTGGAACAGCGTGCCCATGGCCATCCGTTGGTGTATTTGGATAATGCTGCCACCACCCAGAAACCTTTCCCGGTCATTGAGGCCATAGATCGCTTTTATCGGGAAGCCAATGCCAATGTCCATCGAGCGTCACACTACCTGAGTGCTCGCTCAACCCATGCTTTTGAGGACGCGAGGGAGGAGGTCAAGCATTTCCTGAATGCCGCCAGTTCTGATGAAATTATCTGGACGCGGGGCGCGACAGAAGCTCTGAATCTGGTCGCTCAAAGTTGGGGCAGAAGTCAGTTGCAGCCGGGCGATGAAATTCTGCTTTCGGCCATGGAGCATCATGCCAATATTGTGCCCTGGCAGCTGGTCGCCGAACAAACAGGCGCTGTGATCAAAGTCATCAGTGTCACCAGGCAGGGAGAGCTTGATAGCAACAGTTTTCGTGAACAGTTGACGGACAGAACCAGGATTCTTGTTATTACCCATGTCTCCAACGCGATTGGAACAGTGAACCCGCTTCAAACCCTTATTCCTGAAGCCAAAGCCAGGGGCGCATTGGTGCTGGTGGATGGCGCCCAGGCAGTGGCGCACTCTTGCATTGACGTACAGAAACTTAACTGTGACTTCTATGTTTTTTCCGGCCATAAAGTATTTGGCCCAACCGGTATCGGTGTTTTATACGGTCGTAAAGCCTTACTGGAAGACATGCCACCCTGGCAGGCCGGGGGAGAAATGATTCGGAAGGTCAGTTTCAGCGGCACTTCGTTCAACGATTTACCCTTCAAATTCGAAGCGGGTACTCCCAATGTGTCGGGTGTGATCGGACTTGGGGAAGCCATCCGCTTTATGAGATCACTGGATATGAGAGAGGTCGCTGAGCATGAAGACAGGCTGAGAAGGAAAACGGAAGCAGGTCTGAGGAATATTCCCGGAGTCACGTTGGTGGGGGAAGCCAGAGAGAAAGTGTCTGTCGTCTCTTTTGTGGTCGAAGGGTTTCACAATCAGGATATTGGTCTATTGCTGGATCAACAGGGTATTGCCGTCAGGACTGGCCATCATTGCACCATGCCGTTGATGGAGCATCTGGGATTGTCAGGAACCGTCAGAGCTTCCTTTTCTCTCTATAACACACTTGATGATGTGGATGCCTTCCTGCTGGCACTGACCGGTATTGTGAACGGCGAGTTTGATGCTGTTCCCCAGAGCAAAGAGGTTAAAGCTGATTCAGCCTTCTTCAACCAGCTTGAAGGTGAAGATGCGGCCGAGTTTACGAAAAATCAGATTTTCCAGACAATCACCAATGCCCGAAGCTGGCAGGAAAAGTACCTTCATATTATGACGCTTGGCAAGAAACTGCCTCCCCTGCCAGAAACGATGAGAACCGAAGAGTCACGACTTCATGGCTGTGAAAGTACCGTCTGGTTGCATCATTTTTATGACGAGCAGTCCATGAAGCTGTTCTTCGCCGCGGATTCTGATGCCAGAGTGATCAGGGGGCTCATCGCTATCGTGATTTCCGTCTTTAACGGTTGTACACCAAAAGACATCAGTCGTTTTGATATCGATGGATGGTTTGCCAGTCTGGACCTGTACAACCATCTGAGCCCATCACGGGGCAATGGGCTAAGGGCGATTATAGAAGAGATCAGATCTATCGCTCACCGGTTTGAATAACGGTATCTTTCTTTGCCCACCAGGCCGCCAGAACAGAGCCTGTGATGTTATGCCAGATGCTGAAGAATGTAGCCGGCAGGGCGGCGGCAGGCATAAAGAATTTGGTAGCCAGAACAACGGCCAGACCGGAGTTCTGCATCCCGACTTCAATGGCGACGGTCTTGCAGGTTTTCCGGTCAAAGCCTGACAGATGTGCTGCCAGATAACCCAGACTCAGTCCTGTGCCATTGTGCAAAGCCACTGCCAGAATGGTAATGAGTCCAATTTCTGGCAGCTCCTGAGCATTAGACGCCACGACGACGGCAATGACCAGAAGGATGCTAGCCATGGAACAGACGGGAAACAGGGGGTTCAGTTTTTGCACAAAACCATGGCAGAAATGATTGATCAGAACCCCCAGTGCCACTGGTAAAACAACTATCCTGGCCAAGCTCCACATCATTGCCAGTGGCTCCACTTCAATATACTGGTGGGCAAGCAGACTGATTAACAAGGGGGTAGCGAAAGCGCCTATCAGGGTTGATGCAGCGGTCATTGAAATGGACAGTGCAACATCGCCCCTGGCCAGATAACACAGCACGTTAGAAGCGGTCCCCCCGGCAACACTGCCCGCCAGAATCATGCCTATTGTCAGATCGGCAGGAAGACTCAGAAATTGTGCAATCAATAACCCGGCAAAAGGCATGATGCCAAATTGCAGAATCACTCCTGCAGAGAGTGCGGGTAAACGATTTTTGATTCGGGCGAAGTCGGTCACTGATAAGGTCAGTCCCATAAACAACATGATCAGGCTGAGTCCGGGAGTAATCAGGTAACCAAGGTGGTCAAAGCTTTCGGGGAAGAAATAAGCCAAGGTTGAAAAGATAACCGCCCACAAAGGAAAAAGTCGTGTCATCGTATTCAAAAGCATGAAGGATTTTTCCACTCCAACCGTTAATCATTGGCAGCTAAAGATTTTCTTGAGTCGCTAGATAAATCTTAAACCAATGTGAACCCGGGTGACAGACTACTCAGAGCAAGTTGGGTGGCAGAGGGAGCATCGAAACGGACAATCTGTTTTTGCTGCAAGCTGCTTATTCTGGCAATGAGTAAAAACCGGATTGGCGTTGATCAGGAGTAAATCAATAACGATAAAGCAGGAGCTTAACTCCTATGGCCATCAGTTTTGAATCTGCGTTGGGTGTTCATCCCCAGGCACTGGCGTTTCGGGGAGTCCGTGCTGAAGTAATTGCCGGAAACCTGGCAAACATTGATACACCGGGATTTAAAGCCCGGGATGTAGAGTTTAAAACCATCTTGAATGGGCAACTTTCCGGAGATTCCACCACCGACGGCAGGCATCTGGAAATGCCAGCCACTGAGCAAAACAATTCAATGTTGTATCGCATTCCATTCCATCAAACCACCGATGGCAACTCGGTAGAATTGGGCGTTGAGCAGGCATCCTTCTCTCAGAATGCTATGGACTTTCAAACCAGTCTTATTTTTCTCCGTAAAAAGCTCGGCTCCCTCGAGCAGGCTATTAAAGGAGGTCGATAAATGAAACTGGACAACCTCTATGAAATATCCGGTTCGGCACTGAATGCTCAGATGGTTCGTCTTAATACCATTGCCAGTAATCTGGCTAATATCTCCAGTGCAGGCAGCACGCCTGAAGAAGCTTACCGTCCTGTCAAACCTGTTTTTTCAGCCATTTACAAGCAGGCTGTTGGCGAAAATAAGGGAGCTGCCCTGGTGCAGGTTGATGATGTTTTGGAAATGCCACCGAGTGCTAAAAACAAACGATACGAGCCTGATAACCCTCTGGCTGACCAAGAGGGTTATGTTTTCTATCCCGATATCAATGTGATGCAGGAAATGGCTGACATGCTGTCAGCCACTCGCAGCTACCAGAGCAGTATGGAAGTTATGGTTAGCGCCAAGAAATTGCAGCAACGATTGCTGTCACTTGGTGAGTAAAAAGGAGAATTATGACAGGCATTAATTCGGTTTCATCTGGCAGCAGCGTTAACGCTGTGAACAATGACAGCAGAACGCTACAGGTCAATCAGGATCAGTTTATCGAACTGTTCATTGCACAATTGAACAACCAGGACCCGCTGGCGCCGATGGACACCAACCAGATGCTGACACAGCTTTCCCAAATATCCTCTGTTGAAAGCCTCAACTCTATTGATGATCGAATTGGTGGTCTGACCAGTTCGCTTCAGCAGTCCCAGTCTCTGGGGGCTGCCGGACTGGTTGGCAAAGAAGTCTGGGTTGATTCCAATAGCCTGTCGGTAGAAGAAAAAGGTCAATACAGCGGGCGAACCGAGCTGCAGGTCAATGCTTCGGACGTTCTTATCAGGGTTTATACGGCCGATGGTAGCCTGGTTCAGTCCAAATCACTGGGACAGCAGTCGGCAGGCATTATTCCATTCACTCTGGATGATCTTGCTCCCGGGCAATACACAGTCACTGCGACCGGAGTCAACGGTAATGAAGCCTACAGCGGTAAGCTGTCTATGAAATCTACAGTGACTGGTATCAATATGACCAGTTCCGGAAGTGAATTAAGGCTTGAAGGCATGGGATCTGTGCCACTGTCTTCTATCTCAACAATTGGCAAATAAGACTGTCAGGGAGGGTGGGGAATGTCGTTTAGAATCGGGTTGACCGGATTAAATGCTGCACAGCAGGATCTGGAAATAGTCAGTAATAATATCGCCAACAGTAATACTATTGGCTTTAAAGGTTCCCGTGCAGAATTTTCTGATGTTTATGCCTCTTCAATAGGTGGCGGTAATGGTCAGGTAGCAGGTGTTGAGGTGGCATCTATCAGCCAGCAGTTCTCACAGGGCAGTATCACTTCAACAGATAATGCGCTTGATATGGCGGTTAATGGTCAGGGTTTTTTTGTCGTAAATGACAATGGCCAAATGAATTACACCAGAGCCGGTTTCTTCCAGTTAGATGCCAATAATAATGTGGTCAATAATAAGGGCCTGAGGCTTCAGGGGTATTCAGCGGATGCATCAGGCAACGTACTGGCTGGTACCCAGACTGACCTGAAAATCAACCAGACCTCTATACCCGCCCAGGCTACTACCGATGTGGTGACGCTTGCCAATCTGGATGCCAGAACGGATGCCATCACGCCTGCTGTGGCAATAGACCCAACCAACCGGTCTACCTTTAATTCCACCATGGCATTTAATGTTAATGACAGTCTGGGTGGATCGCACACCGTCAGTATGTATTTTGCAAAGACTGCAGATAACGCCTGGAACATTGAATATTATTTTGATGGGCAGGGGCCGGACCTGACTCAGCCGGTCACATTTAATAACGATGGAACACTGGCAACCCCTGTTGGCGGCGCGGTAACGCTGGGTATTCCAGCCGGGGATGCGCGACTGTCCGGTGCTGACGCGATGAGCTTCAATATCGATTTTTCAGATTTCACTCAGTTGGGCACTGACTCATCGGTAAACCGGGTAACCCAGAATGGTTTTCCTCCGGGCTCACTCAACGGTATTCAGATTACTGCAGACGGTATTCTTCAGGCTCTTTACTCCAACGGACAAACCCAGGTTCAGGGGCAGATCGTTCTGGCCGATTTTGCTAACGACAGTGGTTTGATTCCAATGGGGGACAGCCTCTGGCAATCAAGCTTTGCTTCAGGTAATGCTGCTTTGGGTATTCCGGGAGCGGGTGTTATGGGTTCCCTGGAGTCAGGAGCACTGGAACAATCCAATGTCGACATCTCTTTGCAACTGGTGCGTTTGATTGAGGCCCAGAGTAACTATCAGGCCAATGCCAAAACCATTGAAACCAGTAACAATCTTACTCAGGCACTGATGAATATTATCTAATGGATAAAGTTCTATATATC
This window harbors:
- a CDS encoding PTS sugar transporter subunit IIA, whose amino-acid sequence is MLKLEKRQIFLQQEAESKQEALQLAGKKMLETGLVSADYLPGIHARESLASTFLDNGIAIPHGMPELRRAIKKTGVVVVQFPEGVEWGVNQLVFLAFGIAAQCHEHLRILGGLTRVLDNRPLCHYLARTREPEIIVDALEGKPLPGLGSLGEWQKAYLNQSQRETCERGWVSRACTKSNELTREYLIHNINGLHARCGSAFIAALTHYDARVYVRNVSKNGEYVNGRSLVKLLGLELVCGETLGIRLSGLHAFDALKRLDQLFQKSFF
- a CDS encoding LysR family transcriptional regulator, with translation MNLSRLNLNLLPGLKALLDTQSVSKAAQVMCVTQSAMSRTLAQLREALNDPILVRKGNRIFLSEKAMSLHEDVNRVVTEASSIFENQQFYIATTQRHFRIASGHTVLERILPEVLQKIWAVAPGLTFELQAINPAVDVAAGKLDLSIGYMGARQEGLSSFSLMKDRMCLILCENHPLAYESFSEEALKSFSFVVQRDNINLHQQSEINHFLSKVQVKTWSPGLSVSLALIKGTDCVLMAPASLSMFIDDLSGYVIRDCPKIIPQVSFDIVWPEYWEMNRAHRWMREFISDALLEHIRSKELYMFTNESEESRKRPGARLS
- the ilvM gene encoding acetolactate synthase 2 small subunit — translated: MSDSKTHFSLTIQCHKKPEVMERLLRVIRHRGFDLESLSMSSSECGKMVSAALDVSGERPVETLTRQIAKLYDVLQVSQPPKTEAIPRESII
- the ilvG gene encoding acetolactate synthase 2 catalytic subunit, with product MNGANALVRNLSQRGIRHVFGYPGGTIMPVYDALLDSNIEHLLCRHEQGAAFAAIGYARASGKTGVCIATSGPGATNLITALSDAMLDSIPLVAITGQVPVAMMGTDAFQEIDILGMTLGCTKHSFLVTDPNDICETLNKAFDLAQSGRPGPVLVDLPKDIQQAEAHYAPPLNVIEERAADSYDKIETAISLLRKSNKPLAYIGGGAGMADAINELRTFLTETGLPSVCTLKGIGAVCPEDQGYLGMLGMHGTRAANLAVQECDLLIAIGARFDDRVTGKLESFAPDAKVIHLDIDPAEFGKRRLADVSLGGCLKKNLNSLTITLDQGDWLQHCIASRAACQWFYDKPGKDIFAPLLLKQLSEASSDNSVISCDVGQHQMWVAQHMSFSHPNNHLSSAGLGTMGFGLPAAIGAAISRPEDDVILVSGDGSFMMNVQELASIKRKQLPVKIVLLDNQRLGMVKQWQELFFDQRYSETDLSDNPDFVTLASAFGIEGRMITERHEVLPALQEMLLAPGPRMLHVCIDERENVWPLVPPGAANHEMMEARA
- a CDS encoding BamA/TamA family outer membrane protein, producing the protein MTAGLQSVFAAEPASEEYDFAGVPFLFSSEDWGTALGGAGLIKGIGQPQASLFGTAIASSNGSAMAYAGLYNLITPGFDQMLVSVNALYGDYKRSNYYLTGNPDFSEEQAGSNESSKENFITPGSIEQSYSARFKYILPIAEGRNGALSSLKQDALGNAAAGKVWNPLTSGISSFEIQPFYESLELEDHSTDSADKAAGIKLTLDYDNRNASQLPTRGSQTTFTYTKDWGSESRVDWTTWQFEFSKFFNLGSNDYLDQQVIALNAWLADTPTWNDTTDVNGVEEYKRPPSFAGISLGGWDKLRGYNNERFHGRSAVSYSLEYRAVPLWQPLENLPFIGPLYDIPWWQWTLFLDAGRVADDFDLRELHTDMKYSVGGGVRFKVEGVTVRTEIASSKEDNRLRIFINQPF
- a CDS encoding SufS family cysteine desulfurase, translating into MNLKKQFPILEQRAHGHPLVYLDNAATTQKPFPVIEAIDRFYREANANVHRASHYLSARSTHAFEDAREEVKHFLNAASSDEIIWTRGATEALNLVAQSWGRSQLQPGDEILLSAMEHHANIVPWQLVAEQTGAVIKVISVTRQGELDSNSFREQLTDRTRILVITHVSNAIGTVNPLQTLIPEAKARGALVLVDGAQAVAHSCIDVQKLNCDFYVFSGHKVFGPTGIGVLYGRKALLEDMPPWQAGGEMIRKVSFSGTSFNDLPFKFEAGTPNVSGVIGLGEAIRFMRSLDMREVAEHEDRLRRKTEAGLRNIPGVTLVGEAREKVSVVSFVVEGFHNQDIGLLLDQQGIAVRTGHHCTMPLMEHLGLSGTVRASFSLYNTLDDVDAFLLALTGIVNGEFDAVPQSKEVKADSAFFNQLEGEDAAEFTKNQIFQTITNARSWQEKYLHIMTLGKKLPPLPETMRTEESRLHGCESTVWLHHFYDEQSMKLFFAADSDARVIRGLIAIVISVFNGCTPKDISRFDIDGWFASLDLYNHLSPSRGNGLRAIIEEIRSIAHRFE
- a CDS encoding bile acid:sodium symporter family protein — protein: MLLNTMTRLFPLWAVIFSTLAYFFPESFDHLGYLITPGLSLIMLFMGLTLSVTDFARIKNRLPALSAGVILQFGIMPFAGLLIAQFLSLPADLTIGMILAGSVAGGTASNVLCYLARGDVALSISMTAASTLIGAFATPLLISLLAHQYIEVEPLAMMWSLARIVVLPVALGVLINHFCHGFVQKLNPLFPVCSMASILLVIAVVVASNAQELPEIGLITILAVALHNGTGLSLGYLAAHLSGFDRKTCKTVAIEVGMQNSGLAVVLATKFFMPAAALPATFFSIWHNITGSVLAAWWAKKDTVIQTGER
- the flgB gene encoding flagellar basal body rod protein FlgB; its protein translation is MAISFESALGVHPQALAFRGVRAEVIAGNLANIDTPGFKARDVEFKTILNGQLSGDSTTDGRHLEMPATEQNNSMLYRIPFHQTTDGNSVELGVEQASFSQNAMDFQTSLIFLRKKLGSLEQAIKGGR
- the flgC gene encoding flagellar basal body rod protein FlgC, which produces MKLDNLYEISGSALNAQMVRLNTIASNLANISSAGSTPEEAYRPVKPVFSAIYKQAVGENKGAALVQVDDVLEMPPSAKNKRYEPDNPLADQEGYVFYPDINVMQEMADMLSATRSYQSSMEVMVSAKKLQQRLLSLGE